GACAGCGAGTTCAACGCTGGCTCTAGTGGCTCTACCAACAACGCTATCAACGTTGTTGTGCGCGGTGGCTCCTCTACTACGACCTCGGTCACCAATGGCACGATCATTGCGGTGAACTCTGCTGAGATCGTGCGCAACAACGTGACCTTCGTCTCTGGTTCTCGGACGGTTTACATCAATGCCTTCACCCTAGAGTCTCTCTCTAGCCAAGGTATGGTGTACACCTTCCAGTCGAGCAGTGGCTCAACTCGCCTGTACCGCGCAAGCTCTGGTCGCGGCCGCGGTCTGGCTCTAGGTCGCCGCTCCCGGGGGCAGATTGTTGCCTATAAGGTTGTGGGTGCTAGCAGCCGCCTCTTCCCGGGTCTGGTTGGTTTGCAACAGCTGAGCGATTCTGAAATCGAAGAGCTGAACATCGAAGAGATCACCGGTTTCACCGGCCTGCAGCAACTGCCTGCTGAAGATGAGGCTGATGATATGGATGATTCTGACGACGCTGCTGATGATGCGAGCGAAGTCGAGTCTGATGATATGGATGATTCTGACGACGCTGCTGATGATGCGAGCGAAGTCGAGTCTGATGATATGGATGATTCTGACGACGCTGCTGATGATGCGAGCGAAGTCGAGTCTGATGACTCCGATGATTCCGATGACGCTGCTGATGATGCGAGCGAAGTTGAGTCTGATGATTCCGATGACGCCGCTGCTGATGATGCGAGCGAAGTCGAGTCTGATGATTCCGATGACGCTGCTGATGCTGAAGGTGGCGTTGAAGGTCTCGATGATATCGGTGATGATTCCGCCGCCGACATCGATGGCTAATTGATGCTTTCGCTAAGCGACTGAGGCACTTGCGGAGGAGTATTTCCTCCGCAAGCTGACCCAAAATCTTGATTTGAGTGCGATCGCCCTTCTTAACTTGGAGGGCGATTTTTGTTTATGCGTTGGGGAGGGCGGTGCTGCTGGCCCAGGAAATGGGCGGACAGATGGGGGATGGCTGTGGCGGATCGATCGCCTGCTCGGTTTCTTGATCGAGGACCTGAACCACGCGATCGTAGATTTCTTGGGCTTGCTCGAGGGAGTCGCCAATGCTCGTGACGCCAAGTTTGCCAAATTCGGAGAGGCAGCCCATGAGGTGGAATACAGTGCCGGTGCGCGTGCTGCTGTCAAAGTGCAGCCGATGCTCGGCGATGATGTCCATGAGGTCGGTGGGCAAAAGACCACAGTACTGGGGTTTCTGGAGGTTGTCGGTGGCGACGTAGTACTTGGGGTGTCCTTCCTGGCTGTGAAAGAGCCCTGTCGCCATGTCGTACTCGCCGCTGGTCAAAAACTTGAGGGTCATGAAGGGGTGAGTGGTGCCCCCTTTGCGCAGATTGATTTCGATGGCTTGGGCGTCCCACGAGCCGTCGGGCTGTCGCACGGTGACAAAGTCGACGCCGTAGCGCTCTAGGGCTCCTTTTTTCACGAGGATTTGGCCCACGCGATCGCCTAGGTTTTGCAGCATTAGCCGGTAGGCCTCGTCGGCGGGAAAGCGGCAGCCCAGATAGATTTGGCCGTCGGGACCGCCCAGAATCTGGTCGTGGGTAGAGAGGATCTGAACTTCGCCGCTGGGGCTGAGGTAGCCCTGGACGCTGGGCGATCGCTTTTCGCTACCCTCGATGAAGGCTTCGGCGATCGCCCCTAGCTCTTTAATGCGCTGACCAAAGTTTTCCCAAGTTTCTCCAGCTCCTTGAAAGCGCAGGTTTGGCCAGTGATGCTTCAGGGTTTTGGCGCGATCGCGGTGAGAAGCGTTGCCGGGGCGCACGGCCTCCAGCGATCGCAGGTCGAGCAGCGCGTTGCCTTCCCCCGAAAAGCCTTCGTTGAGCTTGATCACGAGCCGCTGTAGGTCAGGGTTGCGCTCCCAGACCTCGGCGGCGGCGATCGCCAAATCCTCGGCATTCTGGGTCAGCTCACTGCCGTCTGGATGGGGAATCCCTGCCTCGGCAAAAATTTCGCGACTGCCTGCCTTGGTGCCCCAGTAAAGCAAATCAGGGTCTAGGGCTAACAATGGCACCCCCAGCTGCACCGATAGCTGGCGCTCGAGGGCGGTTGAGTTGTAGCAGATCATGTAGGACTGATTTGGGCGCAGAGACTGGCGAATGCGCTCTAGCAGTCGGGGTCGGTCGAGGATTTTTTGGGTCAGAATTTGGGGCGAAGAGTCGTAGGTCGAAAACAGCAGCAGGCGATCGCGGGCGTGGGAAAACGGAATCCCCGGCAAAAGCTGCAAATAGTAGTCGATCACGATGGGAGGCAGCGGCTGAGACGTGACATACACCAGCCGCGTCCTGGGATTGCGCAGCCGAATCAGCGAGAACAGCAGCCGCTCTTCGTA
This genomic stretch from Geitlerinema sp. PCC 7407 harbors:
- a CDS encoding peptide ligase PGM1-related protein, whose product is MAQQPWAADEARAFQKLQSQLRDRWHSLDLFDRSDCDILVVPSLSLDPRELQKIEGYRHYEERLLFSLIRLRNPRTRLVYVTSQPLPPIVIDYYLQLLPGIPFSHARDRLLLFSTYDSSPQILTQKILDRPRLLERIRQSLRPNQSYMICYNSTALERQLSVQLGVPLLALDPDLLYWGTKAGSREIFAEAGIPHPDGSELTQNAEDLAIAAAEVWERNPDLQRLVIKLNEGFSGEGNALLDLRSLEAVRPGNASHRDRAKTLKHHWPNLRFQGAGETWENFGQRIKELGAIAEAFIEGSEKRSPSVQGYLSPSGEVQILSTHDQILGGPDGQIYLGCRFPADEAYRLMLQNLGDRVGQILVKKGALERYGVDFVTVRQPDGSWDAQAIEINLRKGGTTHPFMTLKFLTSGEYDMATGLFHSQEGHPKYYVATDNLQKPQYCGLLPTDLMDIIAEHRLHFDSSTRTGTVFHLMGCLSEFGKLGVTSIGDSLEQAQEIYDRVVQVLDQETEQAIDPPQPSPICPPISWASSTALPNA